One window of the Populus trichocarpa isolate Nisqually-1 chromosome 9, P.trichocarpa_v4.1, whole genome shotgun sequence genome contains the following:
- the LOC7482290 gene encoding cation/H(+) antiporter 28, with the protein MESVHAVNGSAPACPDFISYTVKNAAGKVISIGLAFVFSNLSHQLLKPLSQPRIASDIAVGLVLGNISLIRHAFDEQFIDILNSIAEFGMICYMFVLGMEMDPYVIFKAPSRNAMVAYAGMVPTIILVCSITPLLHYYQHPTIGFTLSLSTTLSGSSSHILTRLITSLKIGKSDIGKLVIAAGMHSDMISVLLVSIGYLLFPTAITVNDIAANIRMTLTMAAALLLQIIFTATVSPIFMNWVNNENPEGKPMKGSHLVLSIAYMAFVCSGAPIYGYSPILSAFVAGVFLPSEGRVSKWAVGKINYLLPTIFYPVFFFWMGFHADFSKFEASHWGTWGRFLVLVFITIFGKVIGTVICGAMLGFHQRESAELGLLLTAKGHFHVFLAVIGILLNITTTTTSISIIIVIFLSVLPTPLVVSQIIKRARKRAPTQRVALEWLDPSNELRILLCIQGVHNVLSTINFMEISQGASDPGILVYLTDMVELTDHIASTLVQEGMDTVTVMDKDVTEMRDQISTAVQAYVEENGNGITLRRMLALSTFDGMAKDICNLAEDLMISLIILPFHKNRHANGTLDGGNPGFRYVNRKVLRNAPCSVGILVDRGYGLVEKISKSVSSFQVAVIFFGGKDDREALAYAGRVARHPGVKLTVIRFLLDSDSVTTSRRAGNYRINAAKQEEEMKLDDESFAQFYERHIAGGHVSYSEKHVANSAETYTTLRSLEGQYGLIIVGRGGRVDSILTIGMNDWQQCPELGPIGDVLSGSDSSHTTSVLIIQQHSLKGELDGVDDEFSIM; encoded by the exons ATGGAAAGCGTTCACGCAGTTAATGGCTCAGCTCCAGCTTGCCCTGATTTCATTTCGTATACGGTAAAAAATGCAGCAGGAAAGGTGATTTCCATCGGCTTGGCATTTGTTTTCAGCAACCTCTCACACCAGCTTCTAAAGCCTCTATCCCAACCACGCATAGCTTCTGATATTGCT GTGGGCCTGGTTCTTGGCAACATAAGTTTGATACGCCATGCTTTCGATGAACAATTTATCGACATATTAAATTCTATTGCTGAATTTGGTATGATATGTTACATGTTTGTGCTGGGAATGGAAATGGATCCATATGTAATCTTTAAAGCACCATCAAGAAATGCTATGGTAGCCTATGCTGGAATGGTGCCCACAATCATTTTAGTTTGCAGCATAACCCCATTGCTGCACTATTATCAGCACCCTACCATTGGTTTCACTCTTTCCCTCTCCACCACTCTCTCTGGCAGTTCCTCCCATATACTAACTCGCCTTATAACCAGTCTCAAAATAGGCAAGTCAGATATAGGAAAACTTGTAATTGCAGCAGGAATGCACTCTGACATGATATCCGTGCTTCTCGTCTCCATCGGATATCTTCTTTTCCCAACCGCTATCACAGTTAACGATATTGCTGCAAACATTAGAATGACCTTAACTATGGCTGCTGCTTTGCTGCTCCAAATAATTTTCACGGCCACAGTTTCACCCATCTTTATGAACTGGGTGAACAACGAAAACCCTGAAGGGAAACCCATGAAAGGTTCCCACTTGGTGCTTTCCATTGCCTATATGGCATTTGTTTGCAGCGGTGCCCCGATTTATGGATACAGTCCCATTCTCAGCGCATTCGTGGCTGGAGTTTTCTTACCGAGTGAGGGGAGAGTATCAAAATGGGCAGTTGGCAAAATCAACTACCTATTACCTACCATTTTCTACCCAGTGTTCTTCTTTTGGATGGGGTTTCATGCTGATTTCAGCAAATTTGAAGCTAGCCATTGGGGAACATGGGGAAGGTTTTTGGTCCTTGTATTCATCACAATATTTGGCAAAGTGATTGGAACAGTCATATGCGGGGCGATGTTAGGTTTTCATCAGCGTGAATCTGCTGAACTCGGTCTCCTTTTAACTGCAAAAGgccactttcatgtatttcttgCAGTTATTGGAATCCTG TTAAACATAACAACTACTACGACTAGCATTTCAATCATTATTGTGATCTTCCTTTCGGTTCTACCCACCCCATTAGTTGTGTCACAAATCATAAAACGTGCGAGGAAACGTGCACCTACGCAACGAGTGGCTCTTGAGTGGCTCGACCCCTCTAATGAGCTTCGGATCCTGCTATGTATTCAAGGAGTGCATAACGTGCTTTCAACCATCAACTTCATGGAAATTTCTCAAGGGGCATCAGATCCAGGAATTCTGGTTTATCTTACCGACATGGTTGAACTCACAGATCACATAGCTTCTACACTGGTTCAAGAAGGAATGGACACTGTGACCGTGATGGACAAGGATGTAACCGAGATGAGAGATCAGATCTCTACTGCAGTCCAAGCTTATGTAGAGGAAAATGGCAATGGTATAACACTCAGACGAATGCTTGCTCTCTCAACATTCGATGGCATGGCCAAAGATATCTGCAATTTAGCAGAGGACTTGATGATCTCCCTCATCATATTGCCATTTCACAAGAACCGGCATGCAAATGGGACATTGGACGGGGGTAATCCTGGGTTCAGATATGTGAACCGTAAG GTGCTCCGGAATGCACCATGTTCAGTGGGGATTCTTGTGGACCGAGGTTATGGGTTGGTAGAGAAAATATCAAAGTCAGTAAGCTCTTTCCAAGTAGCAGTCATCTTCTTTGGTGGCAAAGATGACAGAGAAGCACTAGCTTATGCAGGTCGTGTTGCACGACATCCTGGAGTAAAACTCACGGTGATAAGATTCCTACTTGATAGTGATTCAGTGACTACCTCGAGAAGAGCTGGCAATTATAGGATAAATGCTGCTAAGCAGGAAGAAGAGATGAAGCTTGACGATGAGAGTTTTGCTCAATTCTATGAGAGACACATCGCTGGGGGGCATGTTTCCTATAGCGAGAAGCATGTTGCCAATTCAGCCGAGACCTATACTACTCTGAGATCATTGGAAGGACAGTATGGGCTAATAATAGTAGGGCGTGGTGGGAGGGTGGACTCGATATTGACAATCGGCATGAATGACTGGCAGCAATGTCCGGAATTAGGCCCTATAGGGGATGTTCTTTCAGGGTCTGATTCCTCACACACAACCTCTGTTTTGATCATCCAACAACATAGTCTTAAGGGAGAATTAGATGGTGTGGATGATGAGTTTTCCATCATGTAA
- the LOC7482292 gene encoding peptidyl-prolyl cis-trans isomerase FKBP42, translating into MEEIPSQSIGKDDENERAMEEAAVVRGEPLQDGNHPPKVESAVEILQEKVTKQIIKEGHGQKPTKYATCFLHYRAWTESTQHKFDDTWHEQRPFEMVLGKEKNEMAGLAVGVSSMKAGERALLHVGWELGYGKEGNFSFPNVPPMADIIYEVELIGFDEVKEGKARGDMTAEERIGAADRRKMDGNSLFKEEKLEEAMQQYEMAIAYLGDDFMFQLFGKYRDMALAVKNPCHLNMAACLIKLERYEEAIAQCTIVLVEDENNAKALFRRGKARAELGQTDAAREDFLKARKHAPEDKAILRELRLLDEHDKAIYKKQKEIYRGIFGPPPQPKPKPTNVLIRIWQWSILVCQWLLSLIYRLFRRERHKAD; encoded by the exons ATGGAGGAGATTCCAAGCCAATCGATtg gtaaagatgatgaaaatgaaagagCTATGGAAGAAGCTGCGGTTGTGCGTGGTGAGCCTTTGCAAGATGGGAATCATCCTCCGAAAGTCGAATCCGCGGTTGAAATACTTCAAGAGAAAGTCACCAAGCAAATCATTAAGGAAGGTCATGGTCAGAAGCCAACCAAATATGCAACATGCTTTT TGCACTACAGGGCATGGACAGAAAGCACTCAGCACAAGTTCGATGATACATGGCATGAACAACGACCATTTGAAATGGTTTTAGGAAAAG AGAAGAATGAAATGGCGGGTTTAGCTGTTGGTGTTTCCAGTATGAAGGCTGGTGAACGTGCCCTCTTACATGTGGGCTGGGAATTAGGCTATGGGAAAGAAGGGAACTTTTCTTTCCCAAATGTTCCTCCCATGGCAGATATAATATATGAAGTCGAGCTTATAGGATTTGATGAAGTCAAAGAA GGGAAAGCTCGTGGTGATATGACTGCAGAAGAGAGGATCGGTGCAGCAGATCGAAGAAAAATGGATGGAAATTCTCTATTTAAGGAGGAAAAACTTGAGGAGGCTATGCAGCAGTATGAAATG GCAATTGCATATTTGGGCGACGACTTTATGTTTCAGCTGTTTGGCAAGTACCGAGACATGGCATTGGCAGTGAAGAATCCATGTCATCTTAACATGGCGGCTTGTCTGATCAAGCTTGAGCGCTATGAAGAAGCCATTGCACAATGCACCATT GTATTGGTAGAGGATGAAAACAATGCTAAGGCTTTGTTCAGAAGAGGGAAAGCCAGAGCAGAGCTTGGGCAGACAGATGCTGCCCGGGAAGACTTTCTCAAGGCACGTAAACATGCACCTGAAGACAAGGCAATTTTGAGGGAGTTGCGTTTGCTGGATGAGCATGATAAAGCTATATATAAGAAGCAAAAGGAGATATATAGAGGGATTTTCGGACCACCACCACAGCCAAAACCGAAGCCAACTAATGTGCTGATTCGCATATGGCAATGGTCAATCCTCGTCTGCCAATGGCTGCTATCACTGATTTATCGCCTCTTCAGGCGTGAAAGGCACAAAGCCGACTAA
- the LOC7482291 gene encoding plant UBX domain-containing protein 1, whose amino-acid sequence MIVDCSSPLHLKRRRLTTVDVMEAEAAKAKFAAVKEKFGHDLHVFETSVVSSSLPQASNDEDTDDFYEFTTEDYYRLLPTKKEDKYLKTKKIREAEEAAHRSRITKTAIRIRFPDNHTLEVVFHPSEKIQSLFDLLSRVLAQPEVPFYLYTTPPKKQIKDLSQDFYSTGLIPGAIVYFSYDKPNGEDNAAFSSGPFLQEEVMSLKGLDVVPEPAEPVQTALEPVRTAPPPVPQEPKAAGKKPVKPKWLKM is encoded by the coding sequence ATGATCGTGGATTGTTCTTCCCCTTTGCATCTAAAGAGAAGGAGACTTACCACAGTTGATGTCATGGAAGCTGAAGCTGCTAAGGCCAAGTTTGCAGCTGTTAAAGAGAAGTTCGGGCATGACCTCCATGTGTTTGAAACATCGGTAGTCTCTTCGTCGTTGCCTCAAGCGTCCAATGATGAGGATACAGATGATTTTTATGAGTTCACTACAGAGGATTATTATCGACTTCTGCCGACAAAGAAGgaagataaatatttaaagacaaaaaagattCGAGAAGCAGAAGAAGCTGCTCACAGGTCAAGAATAACAAAAACTGCAATTAGGATTCGTTTTCCTGATAATCATACATTGGAGGTGGTATTTCATCCATCTGAAAAGATTCAGAGCTTATTTGATCTTCTCTCAAGAGTGCTTGCTCAGCCAGAAGTACCTTTTTACTTGTATACCACTCCTCCAAAGAAGCAAATCAAAGACTTGTCACAGGATTTTTACTCGACCGGTCTGATTCCTGGTGCAATCGTGTATTTTTCATACGATAAGCCAAATGGAGAGGATAATGCAGCTTTCAGTTCTGGTCCCTTCCTCCAGGAAGAGGTTATGTCTTTGAAAGGTTTGGATGTTGTGCCTGAGCCAGCAGAGCCGGTCCAGACTGCACTGGAACCTGTAAGAACAGCTCCTCCTCCAGTACCACAAGAGCCCAAGGCTGCTGGGAAAAAACCCGTCAAGCCAAAATGGCTAAAAATGTGA